In Sphaeramia orbicularis chromosome 10, fSphaOr1.1, whole genome shotgun sequence, the following proteins share a genomic window:
- the LOC115427022 gene encoding uncharacterized protein LOC115427022 isoform X1, with translation MRPRSRLPSKRRLLLPTIREGTEETVRDLNEANSLHITGNNQAVSSEDYLLSICHLAHPTFPSRDGSPNSAHTRQLDVIHHRLRPSRLSASTPSTFGLDLREEAHVEDMQQEDSKQLNGKLLFGCYGQSDPLEHLYGHPSNLSGGIRGAFVEGRFTRSSGRVWEGQARSRAHSIPRASSPDRPCQRKSSCPELHTSINMPIPNMSPKHCLSGTRKGSMADGGGEEERQNTPSKHSLISQWISDCRSAWREARARACMLPAIAEI, from the coding sequence ATGCGGCCGCGGTCCAGACTGCCATCCAAGAGAAGACTCCTGCTGCCCACCATCAGAGAGGGCACTGAGGAGACAGTGAGGGATCTGAATGAAGCCAACTCACTCCACATTACTGGCAACAACCAGGCTGTCTCCTCAGAAGACTACCTCCTCTCCATCTGCCACCTGGCCCACCCCACCTTCCCCTCCAGGGATGGTTCACCCAACAGCGCTCACACACGGCAGCTGGATGTTATTCACCACAGGCTGAGGCCGTCACGGCTCAGTGCCAGCACACCATCAACCTTCGGATTGGATCTCAGAGAGGAGGCACATGTCGAGGATATGCAGCAGGAAGACAGCAAACAACTAAATGGTAAACTGTTATTTGGCTGCTACGGACAGTCAGACCCACTGGAGCATCTTTATGGACACCCCAGCAACCTCTCAGGAGGCATAAGGGGGGCATTTGTGGAGGGGAGGTTTACAAGATCAAGTGGGAGGGTATGGGAGGGTCAGGCTCGCTCACGGGCGCACAGCATCCCCCGTGCTTCCAGTCCAGACCGTCCATGCCAACGCAAAAGCAGCTGCCCCGAGTTACACACCAGCATCAACATGCCCATCCCAAACATGTCCCCGAAACACTGCTTATCTGGGACCAGGAAAGGGAGCATGGCAgacggaggaggagaggaggagagacagaATACACCCAGCAAACACTCCCTCATCTCCCAGTGGATCTCTGACTGTAGGTCGGCCTGGAGGGAGGCACGTGCACGTGCCTGTATGCTGCCTGCCATCGCTGAAATATAA
- the LOC115427022 gene encoding uncharacterized protein LOC115427022 isoform X2, with translation MRPRSRLPSKRRLLLPTIREGTEETVRDLNEANSLHITGNNQAVSSEDYLLSICHLAHPTFPSRELDVIHHRLRPSRLSASTPSTFGLDLREEAHVEDMQQEDSKQLNGKLLFGCYGQSDPLEHLYGHPSNLSGGIRGAFVEGRFTRSSGRVWEGQARSRAHSIPRASSPDRPCQRKSSCPELHTSINMPIPNMSPKHCLSGTRKGSMADGGGEEERQNTPSKHSLISQWISDCRSAWREARARACMLPAIAEI, from the exons ATGCGGCCGCGGTCCAGACTGCCATCCAAGAGAAGACTCCTGCTGCCCACCATCAGAGAGGGCACTGAGGAGACAGTGAGGGATCTGAATGAAGCCAACTCACTCCACATTACTGGCAACAACCAGGCTGTCTCCTCAGAAGACTACCTCCTCTCCATCTGCCACCTGGCCCACCCCACCTTCCCCTCCAGGG AGCTGGATGTTATTCACCACAGGCTGAGGCCGTCACGGCTCAGTGCCAGCACACCATCAACCTTCGGATTGGATCTCAGAGAGGAGGCACATGTCGAGGATATGCAGCAGGAAGACAGCAAACAACTAAATGGTAAACTGTTATTTGGCTGCTACGGACAGTCAGACCCACTGGAGCATCTTTATGGACACCCCAGCAACCTCTCAGGAGGCATAAGGGGGGCATTTGTGGAGGGGAGGTTTACAAGATCAAGTGGGAGGGTATGGGAGGGTCAGGCTCGCTCACGGGCGCACAGCATCCCCCGTGCTTCCAGTCCAGACCGTCCATGCCAACGCAAAAGCAGCTGCCCCGAGTTACACACCAGCATCAACATGCCCATCCCAAACATGTCCCCGAAACACTGCTTATCTGGGACCAGGAAAGGGAGCATGGCAgacggaggaggagaggaggagagacagaATACACCCAGCAAACACTCCCTCATCTCCCAGTGGATCTCTGACTGTAGGTCGGCCTGGAGGGAGGCACGTGCACGTGCCTGTATGCTGCCTGCCATCGCTGAAATATAA
- the LOC115427220 gene encoding interleukin-8-like, whose amino-acid sequence MSSIMKVFLLFAAVMFCISEAKFDDKGQNCLCRSTRDKLSAGNKVKDIQIYPKTVFCDNVEIVVTDQNGLRFCLNPNVKVVKKLIARIMSAKRSRTTAATPTSSSLAQ is encoded by the exons ATGTCCAGCATCATGAAAGTGTTTCTGCTCTTCGCTGCTGTCATGTTCTGCATCTCTGAGGCTAAAT TCGATGACAAAGGGCAGAATTGTCTGTGTCGAAGCACAAGGGATAAACTTAGTGCCGGGAATAAAGTAAAAGACATCCAGATCTACCCTAAAACAGTCTTCTGTGACAACGTTGAGATTGT TGTCACCGACCAAAACGGCCTTCGCTTCTGCCTGAACCCCAACGTGAAAGTAGTGAAGAAACTCATAGCGCGCATCAT GTCCGCGAAGAGAAGTCGCACTACTGCAGCCACCCCTACCAGCAGCTCCTTGGCTCAGTAA
- the LOC115427221 gene encoding interleukin-8-like translates to MSSIMKVFLLFAAVMFCISEAQLDDKGQNCLCRSTRDKLSTRNKVKDIQIYPKTVFCDNVEIVVTDQNGLRFCLNPNVKVVKKLIARIMSAKRSRTTAATPTSSSLAQ, encoded by the exons ATGTCCAGCATCATGAAAGTGTTTCTGCTCTTCGCTGCTGTCATGTTCTGCATCTCTGAGGCTCAAC TCGATGACAAAGGGCAGAATTGTCTGTGTCGAAGCACAAGGGATAAACTCAGCACCAGGAATAAAGTAAAAGACATCCAGATCTACCCTAAAACAGTCTTCTGTGACAACGTTGAGATTGT TGTCACCGACCAAAACGGCCTTCGCTTCTGCCTGAACCCCAACGTGAAAGTAGTGAAGAAACTCATAGCGCGCATCAT GTCCGCGAAGAGAAGTCGCACTACTGCAGCCACCCCTACCAGCAGCTCCTTGGCTCAGTAA